Part of the Halostella litorea genome is shown below.
CCGAACGACATCACGGTGTCGGACGTCAAGTACGAGGGCCCCGAACTGGTCGTGTACACCCGCGACCCGAAGCGGTTCGCCCAGAAGGGCGACCTGATCCGACAGCTCGCGAGCAAGCTCCGCAAGCGGATCACCGTCCGGCCGGACCCGGACGTGCTCACGAAACCCGGCGACGCACGGGAGCAGATCATGAACGTCATCCCGGACGACGCCGGGGTGACCGACCTCGACTTCCACGCCGACACCGGCGAGGTCGTCATCGAGGCCGAGAAGCCCGGCATGGTGATCGGCCGCCACGGCTCGACGCTCCGGGAGATCACCCAGAAGGTCGGCTGGACGCCCGAGGTCGTCCGCACGCCGCCGATCGAGTCCTCCACCGTCTCGAACGTCCGGAACTTCCTCAAGCAGGAGCGCGACGAGCGCCGCGACGTGCTCGAACGCGTCGGCCGCCAGATCCACCGCGAGGAGATGTCCGACGACGAGTACGTCCGCATCACCACGCTGGGCTGCTGTCGCGAGGTCGGGCGGGCCTCCTTCGTCCTCTCGACGCCCGAGACGCGCATCCTCATCGACTGCGGCGACAAGCCCGGCGCGCCGGACGAGGTGCCGTACCTCCAGGTGCCCGAGGCGCTGGGCGCGGGCGCACAGAACATCGACGCCGTCGTGCTCACCCACGCTCACCTCGACCACTCCGCGCTCATCCCGCTGCTGTTCAAGTACGGCTACGACGGCCCCATCTACACGACGGAGCCGACCCGTGACCTGATGGGCCTGCTCCAACTGGACTACCTCGACGTCGCCGCCAAGGAGGGCCGCGCGCCCCCCTACGACTCCGAGATGGTCCGCGAGGCGATCAAACACACCATCCCGCTGGAGTACGGCGACGTGACCGACATCGCGCCCGACGTGAAGCTCACCCTCCACAACGCCGGCCACATCCTCGGCTCGGCGGTGAGCCACTTCCACATCGGCGACGGCCTGTACAACGTCGCGTTCTCGGGCGACATCCACTACGACGACACCCGCCTGTTCAACGGCGCGGTCAACGACTTCCCGCGCGTCGAGACGCTCGTGCTGGAGTCCACCTACGGCGGCCGGAACGACTACCAGACCGACCAGGAGGACTCCGAGCGCAAGCTCAAGCGCGTCATCAACGAGACCTACGAGGACGACGGGAAGATACTGATCCCCGCGTTCGCCGTCGGCCGCTCCCAGGAGATGATGCTCGTCATCGAGGAGGCGATGCGCAGCGGCGACATCCCCGAGATGCCCGTCCACCTCGACGGGATGATCTGGGAGGCGACGGCGATCCACTCCACCTACCCCGAGTACCTCCGGGACGAACTCCGGGACCGCATCTTCCACGAGGACGACAACCCCTTCCTCGCCGACCAGTTCAACCACATCGACGGCGGCGAGGAGGAGCGCCGCGAAGTCGCCGACGGCGAGCCGTGTATCGTCCTCTCGACCTCCGGCATGGTCGAGGGCGGCCCCATCATGTCGTGGCTCCGCCACTTCGGCAGCGACCCGGACAACACGCTGACGTTCGTCGGCTACCAGGCCCAGGGCACGCTGGGTAGCCGCATCCAGAGCGGCTGGGACGAGATCCCGATCAGCGACCGCGGCAACGGCGGCCGCCGCGGCGGCGACACGCTCACGCTGAAGATGGACGTCGAGACCGTCGACGGCTTCTCCGGCCACGCCGACCGGCAGGGCCTTGAGAACTTCGTGAAGACGATGAACCCCCGCCCCGAGAAGGTGCTCTGTGTCCACGGCGACGAGTCCTCCGTGCAGGACCTCTCGTCGGCGCTGTACCACGACTACAACATGCGGACGTTCGCGCCGAAGAACCTGGAAACCTTCCGCTTCGTCTGAAAGCCCTTGCGAGCGCTTGGCAGCGCTCGCTGCGCCCTTTCAATGTCCGCCGCCAGAATCGCTGCGCGATTCTCGCTAAGGCCCGCTAGTCTGCGCGAGCGCTGACGGTCGTCAGCGCACGCTTCGAGTGCCTGCCCTTCCCCGGACGCTCGCCCGCGGCGCGGAAGCGCGCCGCGCGCTCGCGCTGGCCGGGTTAACGGTGAGTCGTGTAGCTTCGCTTCGATGTGGTAACCACATCGGTAACCGAAAAGGTTAGAGCCAAATCGGTCTTCGCCAAGGCGGCTAACCGTAGACGCGCACCTGCGAACGGACTGAGAGCCGTCCGAGACGGTTCCGCTCAGTCGCCGGCGGCGTCCGCCGGGTCCTCGACCTCGCCCGTCGCGGGGTAGACGCCGACCTGGTCGCAGATATCGGCCATCGGACAGGCGTCGGGGTCGTCCAGACACGCCGGTTTTCGGGCCTTGCAGTACTCCCGGCCGAACTGGATCATCGCGGTGTGGCCGAAGCCGCATTTCTCGGCGGGGACGTCGCGCTCCAGCGCGGCGCGGACGCCCTCGTGGTCGGCGTCGGCGGGCGCGACCCCGAGGCGGCGCGCGATGCGGTGGACGTGCGTGTCCACGGGAAACACCCCGCCGCGGCCGCCCGAGAACAGCAGGACGCAGTCCGCGGTCTTCGGCCCGACGCCGGTCACCGAAAGCAGCGTATCCCGGACCTCCGAGGGCTCGCCCGACCGGACGAACTCGTCGAACGCCGCTTCCGAACCGAACTCCGACAGCACCCACTCCGCGGCGTCGATGATCACCTCGGACTTCTGGTTGTACAGGCCCGCGCCGGAGATGGTCTCCGCGAGGCGGGATTGCTCGGCGGCGGCGAGCGATTCGGCCAGGTCCGCGTCGTCTCGCGGCTCGTCGCCGCTCGACCCTTCCGAGGCGCGTCGCGCCTCGCCGGCCCCGTACCGCTCCATCAGCGCGTCGTGGGCGGGCTGGCTCGCCACGTCGCTCGTGTTCTGGCTCAGGATCGTACGGACGAGGCACTCGAACGCGTCGCGCCCGCCGTAGGCCTTCTGCCAGTACATGTCGCCGAGGCGGTCGACGACGGCCTCGGCCCGGGTGGCCGACTCCCCGCTCCCGTCGTCGGCGAACGCCTCCCAGCCCTCCGTCCCGCCGCTGATGTTCTCCGTCGGCTCGGCGTCGTCGGACATGGGCGGGCGTTGGGACGCCCGGAAGAAATGCCTCCCGCTACTCGACGGTCACCGTCACCGTCAGGTCCGCGCCGTCGGCCAGCGCCGCTACGAGGTCGCGGTCGAACCCCACGGCGGGAAAGTCCGCGCCGAGCAGGAACGTGCGCTCGTCGACGTAGTCGCTGGTGCGGCCCACCATGCTCCGCTCGCTCGTCAGTTCCAGGTCGGGGTCGCCGCGGCCCCGGACCGTCTCGACGTGGCCGGCGGCCTCGAACGTGGCCGTGATCGTGGCGTTTTCGTCCCGGCACGCCTCGACGAACTCGGGGTCGAAGTCGGCGGGCGCGCGGTCGGCCTCCACGGCGAGGATGCAGTCGCCGGCCGGCGTGAGGTAGTCGTCGGTCGTCACCTCGAAGGTGCTGCCGTGCTCGGCGGTCACGTTGTCGTGGCCGCGAGCGCGGACGACTTCTTCCATGGCCGGCGGTTTTCGGCCGCCCCACTTAGCGGGACGGATCGACGACCGTGACGGTGACCGCGCCGCAGTCGCACTCGTAGGCGCGGCGGACGCCGCCGTCGCGCTCCATCTCCAGCATGCAGTTGCCGTCGTCGAGCGCGCGGTCGCAGCCGGCCGCCTCGCACGTGGCGGTGAGCCGTTCGAGCATATCCTGCGGTTCAGCGCGGGCCCTTGTCAAAGCGACCCGTCCCCGGAGTGAAAGTGAAACTGATAGCTCGCCGGGTCGTACGCGTCGGTTTCCCCACGCCGGCTGGCAAACGGTTCCCGCGGTACGCGGCCGGGCAGGGCGACGACGTAAAGCCTATTTCGCAGGGGTGCGGTGGCCAGTGTAGTGATGACGGGGACGTGGACGGCCGCGGCGGTCGACCCGGGCGACGACGGGGACCCGCCGAGCGCCGGGGAGTGGGAGGACGTATCGGTGCCGGGACAGCCCGAGCGGTTCGCGGGCGAGTCGGCCGTCGCCTATCGGCTGGCGTTCGACGACCCGCGGAGCGACGACGCACAGCGGACCCTGCTCGACCTGCGCGGGCTGTACGCGCACGCACGGGTGTGGCTCAACGGGGACCTGCTCGGCGAGCACGACGCCTACTTCGTCCCGTTCCGCCGGGAGTTCGTCCCCGAGGAGCGCAACGAACTCGTCGTCGAGTGCCGCGCGCCCGAGGACGCGTTCGGCGGCGTCGAGCGCACCGACCAGCTCCCCACGGTCGCCGGCGTCCCCGGGATCCGGTGGGGGGCACACGTCCGGGTCCGCCCGCCGACGTTCCTCGACGACCTGACGGTCGAACCCCGCGTTGACGGCGACGACGCGACCATCGAGGCGACCGTCGCGGTCGACGCCGGCGAAGCGGTCGACGACTACGTCACCTTCTCGCTGCGGCCCGAGGGGTTCCGCGGCGGCGGCGCGATGGAGCGCGCCGAGGTGACCGCCGACGCCGGCGAGCGAACGACGGTGAGCCGGGAGATACGGGTGCGGGACCCCTCGTTCTGGTGGCCGAACGACCACGGACCGCAACACCGCTACACGGTCCGTGCGAAACTGGGCGACGCCAGCGCGAGCGCGACGACCGGCCTCCGCACCGTCTCGTACGGCGACGACGGCCTGCGCGTGAACGGCCGGCAGGTGCAGGCGCGGGGGGTCAACGTGCTCCCCGCCGCCGACCCCGCAGCGGACGTCGAGCGCGCGGCCGACGCCAACGCGAACCTGGTCCGGGCACACGCCCACGTCCCGCCCCACGACCTCCACGAGGCGGCCGACGAGGCGGGGCTGCTCGTCTGGCAGGACCTCCCGCTTTCGGGCGACCGCGAGTTCGACCCGGACCGCGGCCGCGCGCTCGCCGCGATGCTCGCCGACGAGTACGGCCACCACCCGAGCGTGAGCCTGTACGGCGTCCACGACGACCCCCGCTCGCCCTTCGCCGACCCGCTGGGCGCGGGTCGGACGAGCAGGTATCGCCTCCGCTGGCGGGCGTGGCGGACGTCGTACGACCGCGGGCCGGCCGAGCGCGTCGCCGAGGCGTTCCCCGACGGGACGCCGACGGTGCCGGTCGCCGGGCCGCCCGGCACCGCGCCGGACGCCGCCCACCTCTATCCGGGCTGGTCGTACGGGGCGGCGACCGACGCGGAGTGGCTCCTCGACCGCTACCCCGACCTCGGCGGGGTCGTCGGCGAGTACGGCGCGGGGTCGCTCGTGGCGGACGCCGAGGGCGACGTGCCCGGGTTCGACCGGGCGACCCACGACGCCGCCGTCGGGACGGACGACCCCGCCGAGTCGCAGGCCCGGCAGGCCGCGACGCTGAAGACGGTCACCGAGACGCTCCGCCGGCGCAGCACCGACGTGCTGGCGGCCTTCGCCCTGCGGGACGCCGCGCCGGGGGCCGGGATGGGCGTGCTTGCCCACGGCGGCGAGGCAAAGCCCGGCTACGAGGCACTTGGCGAGTCGTTCGAGCCGGTGCAGGCGATGCTCGACGAACCGCCGTCGCCGGGCGCGGTGGGCGTCACCGTCGTCAACGACGGGCCCGAGGCCGTCGAGCCGACGCTCTCGTGGGCCGCCGGCGACGCCGAGGGGACCGCCGAACTGTCCGTCGATCCCGGCGACCGTGTCGACGCCGGCGCGGCGCGGATCCCGCCGGACGCCGACGACGTCGAACTCCTGCTCACCCTGTCGGACCGCACCGTGTACAACGAGTACGATTTATAAGTGAACCGGCGGCGTGTGTGAACCGTTTACACCCTCTCTGGGCCGCTTGCTAACTGTTTTCAGGGGTTCAGTGACCGATACTTTTATATTCAAACCCGCGCTACTAACTGGTACCAGAACGTCACCGGCGTTCCGGCAGCATCGCTCGCTCGACAGAATGACAGGGAATCCTTATCCACGGTCAGTAACGGTCGATCAGCGGCGACTGTCGCCCGCCGGTGCGGGTATGGCACAGAGGTTTGACTAACACATGGTAGACGAAAGCAAGAACATCGAACTCACAGAGGACGACCTCGAAAACGAATCCAAAGGCCAGCTCATCAAGCGAGCCGGGCAGCTCCGCGACCGACGGAACGAGCTGAACCAGATGGCCTCGGAGCGCGCGTCCAAGCGCGACGACCTGAACGCGAAGACCCGCGAGAAGGTCGACGAGGCCCAGGAACACCGCGAGAAGCGCGACGAGCTCAACGAGCTGGTCCAGGAGCACAAGGAACAGCGCAACGAGCTCAACGCGAAGGCCAACGAGCTGTTCGACAAGGTCGAGGAGATGAAATCCGACCTCGAGCTCGACGAGGGCAAGGACCTGGAGGAGCTCGAGGAGGAGATCGAGGACCTGGAGTTCAAACAGCAGACCGAGGTGCTCTCGACCGAGGACGAGCGCGAACTCATCGAGAAGATCGAGGAGAAGCGCGAGGAGTACCAGCAGCGCAAGGAGAAACTCGACCAGAACGAGGACCTTGAGGAGTACGTCGAGAAGGCCGAGTCCGTCCGCTCGGAGGCCTCCAAGCACCACCAGAAGGTGACGGAGCTCGCCGACAAGGCCCAGGAGCACCACAACCAGATGATCGAGGCCTACCGCGAGGCCGACGACATCCGCGACGAGGCCGACGAGATGCACGAGAAGTTCGTCGAGGCCCAGGAGGCGGCCGACCGCCACCACGAGGACTTCGTCCGCGTCCAGAAGCGCCTGCGCGAGCTCGACAAGCAGGAGGAGGAGGAGCGCAAGTCCGAGCGCGAGCAGAAGGAACAGGAGGCCAAGGAGGAGGCCGAGGAGATCTACCAGAAGTTCAAGGAAGGCGAAACCCTCGAAACCGAGGACCTGATGAAGCTCCAGAAGACGGGGCTGCTGTAGTCGGCTAGGATTTTGCGGTTCTCTCCGGCGGTCGCGAGTCGGTAGCAGCTGCGCCGTCGGTCGCCGGCGTCGGCCCGGTCGCGGGGCGGCGAACGTGCGTCGGCGGGCGACGACGCGCCCGCCCCCGACGGTTATTGCCGTCGGCGTCGACCGGCGGTCGCATGAGCACGCCCGAGGAGAACTACGAGACCGCGACCGACGAGTCGGCGGACCGCGACGCCCGCGAGGCGGCGATCGACACGCTCGAGACGGCCAACGAGTGCAGCCGGCTCGCGAAGCTGGCCCGAATGGACGGCATCGACGAGTCGTATCGCGAGCTGGCGCTGGACGCGCTCGCACACCCGCAGTGCAGGACCCGGCTCCGACAGCTCGTGGAGGGGGACGACCTGTCGGGGTCGCTCCGGGAGCGGGCGGAGCGCCTGCTCGACGAGACGCCGGAGAGCGCCGGCGCGGGGCCGAGCTGATCCGGCCGTCGGGTCCCGGCGGTCAGTCGCAGGGCTCCCGGCGACCCGGACCGCCGGGCGTGGGTCGCCGGAGGCTCCACCCTTTTCTGCCCGCGCCCGCAACACGACGGCAGGTGAACCCATGGGAACCACGCTGCAGTCACTCGGAAAGCTCGGGATCGTACTCGTCGGCGCGCTGGTCGCCGCCGCGGTCGGCGTCGGGCTGTTCGTCGTCGTCCCAGCCGAGACGTCGGCCGGCGTGGTCGGCGTCCTGCTCGCCGTCGCGACGGCGCTGTTCGGCCTGAAAGTCGCCGGCAACCTCGCCGGGTCGCTGTTCCCCGGCTACAACGTCGCGGAGGTAAAGGTGACGGGGCCGATCACGTCCGACGGGGGCGGGATGCCGCTGCGGCCCGGCGGGGCGTCGGCCGACGACATCGTCGACCGGATCGAGGCGGCCGACGCGGACGACGGGGCGGAGGCGCTGGTGGTCACGCTCGACACGCCGGGCGGCCAGCCGGTCG
Proteins encoded:
- a CDS encoding endonuclease III domain-containing protein; its protein translation is MSDDAEPTENISGGTEGWEAFADDGSGESATRAEAVVDRLGDMYWQKAYGGRDAFECLVRTILSQNTSDVASQPAHDALMERYGAGEARRASEGSSGDEPRDDADLAESLAAAEQSRLAETISGAGLYNQKSEVIIDAAEWVLSEFGSEAAFDEFVRSGEPSEVRDTLLSVTGVGPKTADCVLLFSGGRGGVFPVDTHVHRIARRLGVAPADADHEGVRAALERDVPAEKCGFGHTAMIQFGREYCKARKPACLDDPDACPMADICDQVGVYPATGEVEDPADAAGD
- a CDS encoding beta-CASP ribonuclease aCPSF1, whose translation is MSSVDQQLDDLREEITSELPNDITVSDVKYEGPELVVYTRDPKRFAQKGDLIRQLASKLRKRITVRPDPDVLTKPGDAREQIMNVIPDDAGVTDLDFHADTGEVVIEAEKPGMVIGRHGSTLREITQKVGWTPEVVRTPPIESSTVSNVRNFLKQERDERRDVLERVGRQIHREEMSDDEYVRITTLGCCREVGRASFVLSTPETRILIDCGDKPGAPDEVPYLQVPEALGAGAQNIDAVVLTHAHLDHSALIPLLFKYGYDGPIYTTEPTRDLMGLLQLDYLDVAAKEGRAPPYDSEMVREAIKHTIPLEYGDVTDIAPDVKLTLHNAGHILGSAVSHFHIGDGLYNVAFSGDIHYDDTRLFNGAVNDFPRVETLVLESTYGGRNDYQTDQEDSERKLKRVINETYEDDGKILIPAFAVGRSQEMMLVIEEAMRSGDIPEMPVHLDGMIWEATAIHSTYPEYLRDELRDRIFHEDDNPFLADQFNHIDGGEEERREVADGEPCIVLSTSGMVEGGPIMSWLRHFGSDPDNTLTFVGYQAQGTLGSRIQSGWDEIPISDRGNGGRRGGDTLTLKMDVETVDGFSGHADRQGLENFVKTMNPRPEKVLCVHGDESSVQDLSSALYHDYNMRTFAPKNLETFRFV
- a CDS encoding glycoside hydrolase family 2 protein, which codes for MTGTWTAAAVDPGDDGDPPSAGEWEDVSVPGQPERFAGESAVAYRLAFDDPRSDDAQRTLLDLRGLYAHARVWLNGDLLGEHDAYFVPFRREFVPEERNELVVECRAPEDAFGGVERTDQLPTVAGVPGIRWGAHVRVRPPTFLDDLTVEPRVDGDDATIEATVAVDAGEAVDDYVTFSLRPEGFRGGGAMERAEVTADAGERTTVSREIRVRDPSFWWPNDHGPQHRYTVRAKLGDASASATTGLRTVSYGDDGLRVNGRQVQARGVNVLPAADPAADVERAADANANLVRAHAHVPPHDLHEAADEAGLLVWQDLPLSGDREFDPDRGRALAAMLADEYGHHPSVSLYGVHDDPRSPFADPLGAGRTSRYRLRWRAWRTSYDRGPAERVAEAFPDGTPTVPVAGPPGTAPDAAHLYPGWSYGAATDAEWLLDRYPDLGGVVGEYGAGSLVADAEGDVPGFDRATHDAAVGTDDPAESQARQAATLKTVTETLRRRSTDVLAAFALRDAAPGAGMGVLAHGGEAKPGYEALGESFEPVQAMLDEPPSPGAVGVTVVNDGPEAVEPTLSWAAGDAEGTAELSVDPGDRVDAGAARIPPDADDVELLLTLSDRTVYNEYDL
- a CDS encoding coiled-coil protein, giving the protein MVDESKNIELTEDDLENESKGQLIKRAGQLRDRRNELNQMASERASKRDDLNAKTREKVDEAQEHREKRDELNELVQEHKEQRNELNAKANELFDKVEEMKSDLELDEGKDLEELEEEIEDLEFKQQTEVLSTEDERELIEKIEEKREEYQQRKEKLDQNEDLEEYVEKAESVRSEASKHHQKVTELADKAQEHHNQMIEAYREADDIRDEADEMHEKFVEAQEAADRHHEDFVRVQKRLRELDKQEEEERKSEREQKEQEAKEEAEEIYQKFKEGETLETEDLMKLQKTGLL
- a CDS encoding DUF371 domain-containing protein, translating into MEEVVRARGHDNVTAEHGSTFEVTTDDYLTPAGDCILAVEADRAPADFDPEFVEACRDENATITATFEAAGHVETVRGRGDPDLELTSERSMVGRTSDYVDERTFLLGADFPAVGFDRDLVAALADGADLTVTVTVE